The region ACTACTCAGGTGATGGTGACGACTGGGTTGCCGGATCAGTTTTGGCTGGCGCAAGTTTGGTCGCTGGAAAATATGACATCGTATTTGTCGGAGAAAATGCGGGTTGGACTACTAACGACTTATCAATTCTGACCGATGTAGCCGGTGACGGAAGTGGAGGAACTAGCACACTGATCTTTGCAGACATCAAAGATCCAGTTGCTAATACAAATACACTAACCGTTGGTAACTTCAAAACGTTGACGGTCGGAGCAGGTTCAGGAGTTGGATTGTTCGACTTTCTCCTTGACTCAAGTTCACACGGAGTAGGCGGATTATGGAGAGCCATTTATCCTTCAGAAAATAGCCCTAACCCAGGTGTTTTTGAGCATGCTTTAATTAACACCACTCT is a window of Verrucomicrobiota bacterium DNA encoding:
- a CDS encoding PEP-CTERM sorting domain-containing protein produces the protein MKKLLILGFAIAAFSISASAQIISALDLSASYAAMFQSLHDDIVINAGDPINDYSGDGDDWVAGSVLAGASLVAGKYDIVFVGENAGWTTNDLSILTDVAGDGSGGTSTLIFADIKDPVANTNTLTVGNFKTLTVGAGSGVGLFDFLLDSSSHGVGGLWRAIYPSENSPNPGVFEHALINTTLFPGITLFAFEDIVINHSDYDYGDAVFALISRGASVPEPSTYGIIGAIALLGLIASRRIKAKKT